In Haloterrigena turkmenica DSM 5511, a single genomic region encodes these proteins:
- a CDS encoding IMPACT family protein, translated as MSRSYRTVAKAATADFVVQGSEFIGRVRPVDSVDAAESFVDAVSEEYADATHNVPAYRVRVGDESGENGGRTEDAAGTGHFLREYSSDDGEPSGSAGKPALNVLTQQEIENCAVVVTRYYGGTNLGVGGLVRAYSRAVKEAVEAAGVIEERPHETVSITVEYDDSGTVRGILESEGYEFEADYQADVSFDVRVPLEEADAFRDRLRSATSGRADLE; from the coding sequence GTGAGTCGATCGTACCGGACCGTCGCCAAGGCGGCGACCGCCGACTTCGTCGTGCAGGGCTCGGAGTTCATCGGCCGCGTTCGACCGGTCGACTCCGTCGACGCCGCCGAGTCGTTCGTCGACGCCGTCAGCGAGGAGTACGCCGACGCCACCCACAACGTCCCCGCTTACCGGGTGCGAGTCGGCGACGAGAGCGGCGAAAACGGCGGGAGGACCGAGGACGCCGCGGGAACGGGCCACTTTCTTCGGGAGTACTCGAGTGACGACGGCGAACCCTCCGGCTCGGCGGGGAAGCCGGCGCTGAACGTCCTCACCCAACAGGAAATCGAGAACTGCGCGGTCGTCGTCACGCGCTACTACGGCGGGACGAACCTCGGCGTCGGTGGCCTCGTCCGGGCTTACTCGCGGGCGGTCAAGGAGGCCGTCGAGGCGGCCGGCGTCATCGAGGAGCGACCGCACGAAACCGTCTCGATCACCGTCGAATACGACGATTCCGGGACGGTCCGCGGGATTCTCGAGAGCGAGGGCTACGAGTTCGAGGCCGACTACCAGGCGGATGTCTCGTTCGACGTTCGAGTCCCCCTCGAGGAGGCCGACGCGTTCCGGGATCGACTGCGGAGTGCGACGAGCGGGCGGGCGGACCTCGAGTGA
- the hisB gene encoding imidazoleglycerol-phosphate dehydratase HisB, whose protein sequence is MSERTATRTRETAETSIELELAIDGDGEADVDTGIGFFDHMLTSFAKHGLFDLTVDCDGDLEVDDHHTVEDVAIVLGEAFDEALGDRSGIVRYADRKVPLDEAVAGAVVDVSGRPRFYFDGAFSQAQIGDFTSDMARHFGESLAMNAGLTVHLEVVSGENAHHEVEALFKALARTLDDATRFDEHREGTPSTKGTL, encoded by the coding sequence ATGAGCGAGCGAACGGCGACCCGAACGCGGGAGACGGCCGAGACGTCGATCGAACTCGAGCTCGCGATCGATGGAGACGGCGAGGCCGACGTCGACACCGGAATCGGTTTCTTCGATCACATGCTGACGTCGTTCGCCAAACACGGCCTGTTCGACCTAACCGTCGACTGCGACGGTGACCTCGAGGTCGACGACCACCACACCGTCGAGGACGTCGCGATCGTCCTCGGAGAGGCGTTCGACGAGGCGCTGGGCGATCGCTCGGGGATCGTCCGCTACGCCGACCGGAAGGTGCCCTTGGACGAGGCCGTCGCCGGCGCCGTCGTCGACGTCAGCGGACGGCCCCGCTTCTACTTCGACGGAGCGTTCTCGCAGGCCCAAATCGGCGACTTCACGAGCGATATGGCCCGCCACTTCGGCGAGTCGCTGGCGATGAACGCCGGCCTGACCGTCCACCTCGAGGTTGTCTCCGGCGAGAACGCCCACCACGAGGTCGAGGCGCTGTTCAAGGCGCTCGCGCGGACGCTCGACGACGCGACGCGATTCGACGAGCACCGCGAGGGGACCCCGAGCACGAAGGGGACGCTCTAG
- a CDS encoding inorganic phosphate transporter, whose protein sequence is MVSVLLVVGILVAVFVGYNIGGATTGPAFGPAVGADAISKTMAGVLMTVFFFVGAWTIGRRVVETLGGDLVYDSAVFTLEASVGVLFFIGIALFIGNFFGVPASTSMTAVGSIAGLGLAAGELNWVVMGQIAIWWIVSPFIGFWVSLIIGRYFYSSLNRRVAMVRSEGPLYRIDRSRRVPIPVPTETTNRRELGGVAMVIVIGCLMAFSSGTSNIANAVAPLVGSGELEMNPAILIGCAAVGIGTVTIARRTLETMGNELTELPLTAAIVTATVSASLVIFLSAIGIPASFVIIATMCIIGLGWGRATRPITVSDAVRGEESAPVSVGALTADEEGEELPAIGDEEPERVPSAADLFDPATTARVVLMQNVVPMIATLGAYATFRFIPIFGI, encoded by the coding sequence ATGGTGTCCGTGCTGCTGGTCGTGGGGATTCTCGTGGCCGTCTTCGTGGGCTACAACATCGGCGGAGCAACGACGGGGCCGGCGTTCGGTCCGGCCGTCGGTGCCGACGCCATCTCGAAGACGATGGCTGGCGTACTGATGACGGTGTTTTTCTTCGTCGGCGCGTGGACGATCGGCCGTCGCGTCGTCGAGACCCTCGGCGGTGATCTCGTGTACGACTCCGCCGTCTTCACGCTCGAGGCGAGCGTCGGTGTCCTCTTTTTCATCGGCATCGCACTGTTCATCGGCAACTTCTTCGGCGTCCCCGCATCGACGTCGATGACGGCCGTCGGTTCGATCGCCGGACTCGGACTCGCCGCCGGAGAACTCAACTGGGTCGTGATGGGGCAGATCGCTATCTGGTGGATCGTCTCTCCGTTTATCGGATTCTGGGTCTCGCTGATCATCGGCCGTTACTTCTACTCGTCGCTCAATCGCAGGGTCGCGATGGTGCGCAGTGAGGGCCCCCTGTACCGGATCGATCGGTCCCGCCGCGTTCCGATTCCGGTCCCGACCGAGACCACGAACCGGCGCGAGCTGGGGGGCGTGGCGATGGTGATCGTCATCGGCTGTCTGATGGCCTTCTCCTCCGGCACTTCGAACATCGCGAACGCGGTCGCTCCGCTCGTCGGTAGCGGCGAACTCGAGATGAATCCCGCCATCCTCATCGGCTGTGCCGCGGTCGGGATCGGCACGGTCACGATCGCACGGCGCACTCTCGAGACGATGGGGAACGAACTCACGGAACTGCCGCTGACGGCCGCGATCGTCACCGCGACGGTGAGCGCCTCGCTCGTTATCTTCCTCTCCGCGATCGGCATTCCCGCGAGTTTCGTCATCATCGCGACGATGTGTATCATCGGTCTCGGTTGGGGGCGGGCGACGCGTCCGATAACGGTGTCCGACGCCGTCCGGGGCGAGGAGTCGGCCCCGGTCTCGGTCGGCGCGCTGACCGCCGACGAGGAGGGCGAGGAGCTACCGGCGATCGGCGACGAGGAACCCGAACGGGTCCCCAGTGCGGCCGACCTCTTCGATCCGGCGACGACGGCCCGCGTCGTCCTCATGCAGAACGTCGTCCCGATGATCGCGACGCTCGGCGCGTACGCCACGTTTCGGTTCATTCCGATCTTCGGAATCTGA
- the hisA gene encoding 1-(5-phosphoribosyl)-5-[(5-phosphoribosylamino)methylideneamino]imidazole-4-carboxamide isomerase yields the protein MSAFPEFQVIPAVDMQDGEVVQLVQGERGTEKTYGDPVDAARRWLDEGAEALHLVDLDGAFEGQRANGDAIDEVLETVDVPTQLGGGIRTADDAVDLLERGVDRVILGTAAVENPDIVAEISERHPDSVVVSLDAKDGEVVVEGWTEGAGISPVDAAERYAELGAAAILFTNVDVEGKLEGVAAEPVRELVEATDVPVIASGGVATLEDVRALEDAGAAAVVVGSALYEGKFTLAEAQSAIDSS from the coding sequence ATGAGCGCGTTTCCGGAGTTTCAGGTAATTCCCGCCGTCGACATGCAGGACGGCGAAGTCGTCCAGCTCGTCCAGGGCGAGCGCGGGACCGAAAAGACCTACGGCGACCCAGTCGACGCCGCCCGGCGATGGCTCGACGAGGGCGCCGAGGCGTTGCACCTCGTCGATCTGGACGGTGCCTTCGAGGGCCAACGGGCGAACGGCGACGCCATCGACGAGGTCCTCGAGACCGTCGACGTCCCGACGCAGTTAGGCGGGGGCATCCGCACCGCCGACGACGCCGTCGACCTGCTCGAGCGCGGCGTCGACCGGGTCATCCTCGGCACGGCGGCCGTCGAGAACCCCGACATCGTCGCCGAGATCAGCGAGCGCCACCCCGACAGCGTGGTCGTCAGCCTCGACGCGAAGGACGGCGAGGTCGTCGTCGAGGGCTGGACCGAGGGGGCCGGAATCTCGCCGGTCGACGCCGCCGAACGCTACGCGGAACTGGGGGCCGCGGCGATTCTGTTCACGAACGTCGACGTCGAGGGGAAACTCGAGGGTGTCGCCGCCGAACCCGTCCGCGAACTGGTCGAGGCGACAGACGTTCCGGTCATCGCGAGCGGCGGCGTCGCGACGCTCGAGGACGTGCGGGCGCTCGAGGACGCCGGCGCGGCCGCGGTCGTGGTCGGAAGCGCGCTGTACGAGGGGAAGTTCACGCTCGCGGAGGCGCAGTCTGCCATCGACAGTAGCTGA
- a CDS encoding amino acid-binding protein — protein sequence MFDEIMEKFEGSPSQQAVIRLLLERGFSVNDDGRVVSGGIEIPNTGIAREIGVDRRVVDSTTDVILKDPELRRIFQNISQVPSLMDLAPVLDLTVLTVTPDDADQKGIVAGITGLLAEHDISIRQTISEDPEFTDEPQLYLITDQELPGNVITEIRDLEFVRKIELQ from the coding sequence ATGTTCGACGAGATCATGGAGAAGTTCGAGGGCTCGCCCAGCCAACAGGCGGTGATTCGCTTGCTACTGGAGCGAGGGTTCTCGGTCAACGACGACGGCCGCGTCGTCTCCGGGGGGATCGAGATTCCGAACACGGGTATCGCTCGCGAGATCGGCGTCGATCGGCGCGTCGTCGACTCGACGACCGACGTCATCCTCAAGGATCCCGAACTGCGCCGTATCTTCCAGAACATCTCGCAGGTGCCGAGCCTGATGGACCTGGCGCCGGTGCTCGACCTGACGGTACTGACGGTCACGCCCGACGACGCCGATCAGAAGGGAATCGTCGCGGGGATCACCGGGCTCTTGGCCGAACACGATATCTCGATCCGCCAGACCATCAGCGAGGATCCGGAGTTCACCGACGAGCCACAGCTCTACCTGATCACCGATCAGGAGTTGCCGGGTAACGTCATCACCGAAATTCGGGACCTCGAGTTCGTCCGCAAGATCGAACTCCAGTGA
- a CDS encoding SLC13 family permease gives MSVPVALAQDLATRPELTTDVLVVFGVVAVALALFVTERLPIDVTAILLIVILVVLEPWTGVDPETGISGFANEATITVLAMLILSGGISRTGLVQELGRRMAAFAGDSLRRQLFATVAATAPVSGFLNNTPVVALLVPVVTDVANRGNTSPSKLLIPLSYASQIGGMLTLIGTSTNILASDISARLGSEYPELHRFSMFEFTRLGIVVTLVGSLYLIFVGHYLLPERVPPRADYLEEYDVGDYIADVAVVPGSPLVGETVGEATDRFGPEVDVVQVVRDADRSVAPRRSTHLAEGDVLVVRTNRDAIATLEDAEGVELVGRSDSTATLSPDGESGIVTELVVALDSQLIGERLEPESFREEFGAAVLGLRRHGALVGDRIVGRRLDVGDTLLIQASPDMLDRLSRRDGVIVAREPPRSEYRADKAPVAVAIMIGVVAIAALEIYPILITALAGVVAMVVTDVLDANELYDAVEWDIIFLLAGVIPLGVALEQSGAAALLAFAIVEVAEVLPTIAVLWLFYMLTALLTNVISNNASVVLLIPVAAAAAAGVGANPFAFVLAVTFAASTAFLGPIGYQTNLFVYGPGGYRFSDYARIGAPLQLLLSVVTVLGIALFWGV, from the coding sequence ATGTCGGTTCCCGTCGCGCTCGCACAGGACCTCGCGACCCGGCCCGAACTGACGACGGACGTTCTCGTCGTCTTCGGTGTCGTCGCGGTCGCCCTCGCGTTGTTCGTCACCGAACGACTGCCGATCGACGTGACCGCGATCCTGCTGATCGTGATTCTGGTCGTCTTAGAACCGTGGACGGGGGTCGATCCCGAGACCGGCATCTCCGGGTTCGCCAACGAGGCGACGATCACGGTGCTGGCGATGCTGATCTTGAGCGGCGGCATCAGCCGAACGGGGCTCGTCCAGGAACTGGGACGGCGGATGGCGGCCTTCGCGGGCGACAGCCTCCGGAGGCAGCTATTCGCGACCGTCGCCGCGACCGCCCCGGTCTCCGGCTTCCTGAACAACACGCCGGTCGTCGCCCTACTAGTGCCGGTCGTCACCGACGTCGCCAACCGCGGGAACACCTCGCCCTCGAAGCTGCTGATTCCGCTGTCCTACGCCTCGCAGATCGGCGGGATGCTCACGCTCATCGGTACCTCGACGAACATCCTCGCGAGCGACATCAGCGCCCGCCTCGGTTCCGAGTACCCCGAACTCCATCGGTTCTCGATGTTCGAGTTCACGCGACTGGGGATCGTCGTGACCCTCGTCGGCTCGCTCTACCTGATCTTCGTCGGCCACTACCTCCTGCCCGAGCGCGTCCCGCCGCGGGCGGACTACCTCGAGGAGTACGACGTCGGGGACTACATCGCCGACGTCGCGGTGGTCCCCGGGTCGCCGCTTGTGGGGGAGACGGTCGGCGAGGCGACGGACAGGTTCGGCCCCGAGGTCGACGTCGTACAGGTCGTCCGCGACGCGGATCGCTCGGTCGCTCCCCGCCGAAGCACCCACCTCGCGGAGGGCGACGTCCTCGTCGTTCGAACGAACCGGGACGCGATCGCGACTCTCGAGGACGCCGAGGGCGTCGAACTCGTCGGTCGATCGGACTCCACCGCGACGCTGTCTCCCGACGGCGAGTCGGGGATCGTCACGGAACTGGTCGTCGCGCTGGACTCGCAACTGATCGGCGAACGCCTCGAGCCCGAGTCGTTTCGCGAGGAGTTCGGCGCCGCCGTCCTCGGCCTCCGGCGCCACGGCGCGCTCGTCGGCGATCGAATCGTCGGCCGCCGGCTCGACGTCGGCGACACGCTGCTCATCCAGGCGTCGCCCGACATGCTGGATCGACTCTCGCGGCGCGACGGCGTGATCGTCGCCCGCGAACCGCCACGGTCCGAGTACCGCGCCGATAAGGCGCCGGTCGCCGTCGCCATCATGATCGGGGTCGTCGCGATTGCGGCCCTCGAGATCTATCCGATCCTGATCACCGCGCTCGCCGGCGTCGTCGCGATGGTCGTCACCGATGTCCTCGACGCGAACGAGCTGTACGACGCCGTCGAATGGGACATCATCTTCCTGCTGGCCGGCGTGATCCCGCTGGGGGTCGCCCTCGAGCAGTCCGGCGCGGCGGCGCTGCTCGCGTTCGCGATCGTCGAAGTCGCAGAGGTGTTGCCGACGATCGCGGTCCTCTGGCTGTTCTACATGCTCACGGCGCTACTGACGAACGTGATCAGCAACAACGCCAGCGTCGTCCTCCTGATCCCGGTCGCGGCGGCCGCGGCGGCGGGCGTCGGTGCGAACCCGTTCGCGTTCGTCCTCGCCGTGACGTTCGCCGCCAGCACCGCCTTTCTGGGGCCGATCGGCTACCAGACGAACCTCTTCGTCTACGGACCCGGCGGCTACCGCTTTAGCGACTACGCCCGGATCGGCGCGCCGCTGCAGTTGCTGCTCTCGGTGGTGACCGTGCTCGGGATCGCTCTCTTCTGGGGCGTGTGA
- a CDS encoding DUF7522 family protein produces the protein MNDETELETETIDRTLAEELLSVSRTAVGDELRSITYFTEDEVEQIYLRSDLERTADLVGFADHERLGFRSQSAYRNTQLGEYQATVRMFENGYLSRVIRGPHGVWVTTDSMSMDRFKELTTATKSVLDDHVDTVSTDGDD, from the coding sequence ATGAACGACGAAACCGAGCTCGAGACCGAAACCATCGACCGGACGCTCGCGGAGGAACTGCTCAGCGTCAGTCGAACCGCCGTCGGCGACGAACTGCGGAGCATCACCTACTTCACCGAGGACGAGGTCGAGCAGATCTACCTCCGCTCGGACCTCGAGCGGACAGCCGACCTCGTCGGGTTCGCCGATCACGAGCGGCTCGGCTTTCGCTCCCAGTCGGCCTACCGCAACACCCAACTCGGCGAGTACCAGGCGACGGTCCGAATGTTCGAAAACGGCTACCTCTCGCGGGTGATCCGGGGACCCCACGGCGTCTGGGTGACGACCGACAGTATGTCGATGGACCGGTTCAAGGAACTGACGACGGCGACCAAGTCGGTGTTAGACGATCACGTCGATACGGTGTCGACCGACGGTGACGACTGA
- a CDS encoding universal stress protein, whose protein sequence is MITRVLVPMDGSEMSGHALEYALKAHPDAEITVLTVVGEPSALWGEATGLALADDLEEMADDHAEAVFDRARELVDAADSDATLETAVELGHPVRAILERADEYDTIVIGSHGGSVADRLFVGNVAEKVVRRSPVPVTVVR, encoded by the coding sequence ATGATCACACGCGTTCTCGTTCCGATGGACGGCTCCGAGATGAGCGGACACGCCCTCGAGTACGCTCTCAAGGCCCATCCTGACGCCGAAATCACGGTGTTGACCGTCGTCGGAGAACCGTCGGCGCTGTGGGGCGAAGCGACGGGACTGGCGCTGGCCGACGACCTCGAGGAGATGGCCGACGACCACGCGGAAGCGGTGTTCGACCGCGCGCGCGAGCTCGTCGACGCGGCCGACAGTGACGCGACCCTCGAGACGGCGGTGGAGCTGGGACATCCGGTCCGGGCGATCCTCGAACGGGCCGACGAGTACGATACGATCGTCATCGGGAGTCACGGCGGGTCCGTGGCGGACCGCCTGTTCGTCGGTAACGTCGCGGAGAAGGTGGTTCGTCGGTCGCCGGTCCCGGTGACGGTCGTCCGGTGA